TAACTATGGGTGCTTTCGATTAATTTGCTACCGCAACCGTGACAAAACTTATTTTTGTCGGGATTATCTGGTTTAGGACAAGCAGGATTAAGACAAAAAGGCATGAGTTAGCTCACAATTATCTCTACTCAATTAGAATTATAATGGATTTCTCTGATTAGCGTAACCATTAAATTCATTGATTACCGGATCATTTAAGAGATTATGAGCACATTGATACTCTGGTACTAACTTTTGCAGATAGACAATTACTTGTCGATGTTGATTAGCTTGAGCCTTATCTAAAAGTGTCTGTAACAGAGATTCTAACTCATGCCAACTCAAGCGACATTCATAAGCACAGAAAACCTTAGGGTGTTGGGTAGGATTAATATTATCTCCATCGATGAGTAACTCTTCGTAGAGTTTTTCTCCCGGTCTTAAACCTGTAATTTCGATTTTAATATCTTGGTCAGGTATAAGTCCACTCAGACGAATCATTTGTAAAGCCAAGTCATAAATACGGATAGGCTCTCCCATATCTAAAAGAAATACCTCACCACCCTGGGCCATTGCACCTGCTTGAATAACCAGACGTACAGCTTCTGGGATAGACATAAAATAGCGAGTTACATCGGGGTGAGTAACGGTAATAGGTTGACGTTGGGCGATTTGGCGTCTAAACAAGGGCACGACAGAGCCACTACTATCTAAAACATTGCCAAAACGAACGATCGCAAAACAGGTATGAGTAGTAGGTAAATCGCTCAAAGCTTGAATAACCAGTTCAGCGACGCGTTTACTAGCACCCATAACATTAGTAGGGCGTACAGCTTTATCCGTGGAAATCAAGACGAAATTATCTACCCTATTAGCGATCGCACATTCAGCAGTAACCAAAGTTCCATAGACATTATTATAGACACCTTGAGAAGGATTAGCTTCTACCAAGGGAACGTGTTTATAAGCTGCTGCATGATAGATGGTATTGACGCGATGTTTTGCCAAGATACTAGTTAAATGAGTTGCATCGGTGACGCTACCGAGATAAGGGATACAGTGAACTTCAGGGTATTTTTCCGCTAATTCTAGATTAATACTATAAAGTGAAAATTCACTAATTTCGTAAAGAATCAGACATTTAGGAGTTAATTGAGCGATTTGACGACATAATTCTGATCCTATCGAACCACCTGCACCTGTTACTAAGACTATTTTGTCAGTAATATTGATACGTAGTAAATGTGGTTCAGGTTGAACCTCTTCTCTCCCGAGTAAATCTGTAACATCAATGGAGCGAATTTCGCTAATAGATACCTTATTAGTAAGAATTTCCGTGAGACTAGGTACTGTTTTCACTAATATTGGTAATTCTTGTAGATTTTCGATAATTTCGCGACGACGTTCTTTATTCAGAGAAGGTATAGCCAGAATAGCAGTATCAAAAGGTTTCTGTTTATAGAGATGAATTAAATCACTAGGTGAATAAACAGGAATACCCTTAATAAGTTGTTGGTGTAATTCTAGGTTATCATCAATAAAGGCGATTAAATCATAACCTGGTTCATGGATAAGAGTACGAGCCAATTGAGATCCAGCTACTCCCGCACCATAGATAATTAACCTTTCTGGTTGTAAATCCCCATTAACGTGGTGCTTGAGTTGACGAAAACCCCAAGTAATAATTAACCTGAGATAGACGACGAAAATAAAGGTTAACATCGCGTCAATAATTAAGATCGAACGAGGTAAAGGCCATTCTCCTAAAAGATAAGCTAAAATTACCTGTGTTCCTGAACTAAAGATTACTGCTTGAGTTGCTGTAGCTAAAAATTCTGTATCAGTATAGCGTAAGATAGGGCGATACATACCCTTCCAGCGAAAGACCAGTATTTTAATAACAATCAGTAGTAAAATTTGCCAGGAAAATTGCCAGATTTTGGTAATAGGATAAAAAAAGTTAAAGCGTACTAAAAAAGCACTAACTATCGCCAAACAAAATAAAAATGTGTCACAAGCTATTAATAAACGCCTTTTTTTCGCTCTAGACAAAGCATGATAATGCCAATACAGCCATTCTGTAAACCGTTTTTTCATACAAAGTATGTTAATTTTACTCCTCACACCAGCCATGAAAGCTTTAAGTTATTTTAAAGCAATTTGTAGAAGCCTTGAAAATATCTTCAAGGCTAAAGGTAATTAAGCTACGCTGGTTAGTAAACCACTATGTCTTAACAAAGCATCAGTTTTTGGTTCACGTCCACGGAAACGAGTAAATACTTCCATAGGTGGTAAACTACCTCCTAAAGCTAAAACCGTATCTCGGAAGCGTAAACCCATAGTTTGCACAGTTTCAGGGGAATCTAAACCAGCTTCTTCAAAAGCAGCAAAAGCATCAGCGCTGAGTACTTCTGCCCATTTATAGCTATAGTAACCCGCGGCGTAACCTCCTGAGAAAATATGACCAAAAGAACATAAGAAAGAGTCTTCAGGAAGTGGGGGAATAACGGTGGTGGTAGCTGCAAGGCGATCGCGTAGTTGTTGAGGAGTTTCTTGACCGCCTGGTTGATAGCGATAGTGCAACTCTAAGTCAACTAGGGAGAAGTGTAATTGTCTGAGCATAGACATACCACTGAGGTAATTCTTAGCTGCTAACAGTTTTTGATAGTATTCTTCGGGTAAAGATTCTCCAGTTTGATAGTGTTTTGCCATTCCCATCAAAGTTGGACGATGATAACACCAGTTTTCCATAAACTGACTAGGTAATTCTACCGCGTCCCATTCAATGTTATTAATTCCTGCTGCACCGGTGTAATCGATTTGGGTAAGCATATGTTGTAAACCATGACCAAATTCATGAAAGAGAGTATTTACCTCCCCAAAAGTCATTAAACTCGGTTGATCTCCTACTGGTGGTGTTTGATTACAAATCAGATAAGCGATGGGTAAACGAATAGTTGTCTGATTATTTTCGGTAATTTTAGCACGATTGAGACAATCAGCCATCCACGCACCACCGCGTTTTTCAGCAGGGCGACTATAAGCGTCTAGATA
The sequence above is drawn from the Gloeocapsa sp. DLM2.Bin57 genome and encodes:
- a CDS encoding polysaccharide biosynthesis protein — its product is MKKRFTEWLYWHYHALSRAKKRRLLIACDTFLFCLAIVSAFLVRFNFFYPITKIWQFSWQILLLIVIKILVFRWKGMYRPILRYTDTEFLATATQAVIFSSGTQVILAYLLGEWPLPRSILIIDAMLTFIFVVYLRLIITWGFRQLKHHVNGDLQPERLIIYGAGVAGSQLARTLIHEPGYDLIAFIDDNLELHQQLIKGIPVYSPSDLIHLYKQKPFDTAILAIPSLNKERRREIIENLQELPILVKTVPSLTEILTNKVSISEIRSIDVTDLLGREEVQPEPHLLRINITDKIVLVTGAGGSIGSELCRQIAQLTPKCLILYEISEFSLYSINLELAEKYPEVHCIPYLGSVTDATHLTSILAKHRVNTIYHAAAYKHVPLVEANPSQGVYNNVYGTLVTAECAIANRVDNFVLISTDKAVRPTNVMGASKRVAELVIQALSDLPTTHTCFAIVRFGNVLDSSGSVVPLFRRQIAQRQPITVTHPDVTRYFMSIPEAVRLVIQAGAMAQGGEVFLLDMGEPIRIYDLALQMIRLSGLIPDQDIKIEITGLRPGEKLYEELLIDGDNINPTQHPKVFCAYECRLSWHELESLLQTLLDKAQANQHRQVIVYLQKLVPEYQCAHNLLNDPVINEFNGYANQRNPL